A region from the Leptolyngbya iicbica LK genome encodes:
- a CDS encoding HIT family protein: MHHSHSPAPAPVANCLACQIVNGSRTVPGGIIAENAWWLADHCIGKHGAGAIVIKTRAHRENFWELSPNEAASLGPFLQQMTQAMQMALGAERIYINSWVDQPPYHIHFVLQPRFAGKTELGLQGLELQIFRSLQNPPDAQTVIDIADKIRAAYEAIAHQGSITTH, encoded by the coding sequence ATGCATCATTCTCACTCCCCTGCTCCTGCCCCCGTTGCCAACTGCTTGGCCTGCCAAATTGTGAATGGCAGTCGTACGGTGCCAGGGGGCATCATTGCTGAAAACGCTTGGTGGTTAGCCGATCACTGCATTGGCAAGCATGGGGCAGGGGCGATCGTCATCAAAACCCGTGCCCACCGCGAAAATTTTTGGGAACTTTCTCCCAATGAAGCCGCTTCCCTCGGGCCGTTTTTGCAGCAAATGACCCAGGCGATGCAGATGGCATTGGGAGCCGAGCGCATCTATATCAATTCTTGGGTTGACCAACCGCCTTACCACATCCACTTTGTGCTGCAACCTCGCTTCGCCGGCAAAACCGAATTAGGGCTGCAAGGGTTAGAGCTCCAAATTTTCCGATCGCTCCAAAATCCCCCCGATGCGCAAACCGTAATTGACATTGCCGATAAGATTCGGGCCGCTTACGAGGCCATCGCGCATCAAGGTTCCATCACCACCCATTAA
- a CDS encoding cation-transporting P-type ATPase produces MQLAGNSQSFHAASGEHLATHFQTNLETGLTAEDVANRYETYGRNELSVKPGKPAWLRFLLQFNQPLLYILLLAGAVKAFLGSWTNAAVIWGVTVINAIIGYVQEAKAEGAIASLAKAVTTETTVLRGGQMLRVQSQDLVPGDLVLLASGDKVPADLRLLKSRNLQVDESALTGESVPVEKAIAPLPIDTPLAERVNMAYAGSFVTFGQGTGLVVATAGATEVGQISQSMEQRVNLATPLTRKFAAFSRTLLYCILTLATLTFAIGLGQGESWEYMFEAAVALAVSAIPEGLPAVVTITLAIGVNRMARRNAIIRKLPAVEALGSATIICSDKTGTLTENQMTVQAIYAGVQTYRVSGSGYSPKGAIDLGDDLPETVETLADHLPDPLRECLVAGVLCNDSQLKQSGDYWTVVGDPTEGALLAAAAKADLHQTSMANLMPRLDSIPFESEYQYMATLHDACPRVVYVKGSVESILQRCAQAMTASGQLMPLDQSAVEQAVATMTAKGLRVLAFARKTVADHHHTLDHDDIQSDLVFLGLQGMIDPPRPEAIAAVHACQSAGIQVKMITGDHIATARAIAHRMGIQQSEQVVAFEGKQLVAMDDAQLAQAVTEGDVFARVAPAQKLRLVETLERKGNIVAMTGDGVNDAPALKQADIGIAMGKNGTEVAREAADMLLTDDNFASIEAAVEEGRTVYQNLRKAIAFLLPVNGGESMTILISALLARDLPILSLQVLWLNMINSLTMTVPLAFEPKSAGLMQQPPRNPSESLLTGKLLRRILAVSLFNWVLIFGIFEWAKTTTGDLAVARTMAIQALVAARIIYLLSISQLGLSLWRFLRRRSTTIPKAPILLAGIFGAVALQVAFSQWGLINTLFATAPLTWQQWLICLLPMLPMLPFAILVNWLDPR; encoded by the coding sequence GTGCAGTTAGCAGGAAACTCTCAGTCCTTTCATGCCGCATCTGGGGAGCATCTGGCAACCCATTTTCAGACCAACCTGGAAACGGGGCTGACGGCGGAGGACGTGGCCAACCGCTACGAAACCTATGGGCGGAACGAATTGTCAGTCAAACCGGGCAAGCCTGCCTGGCTCAGGTTTTTGCTGCAGTTTAACCAGCCGCTGCTTTACATATTATTGCTGGCGGGGGCGGTCAAAGCCTTTCTCGGCTCTTGGACGAATGCGGCAGTGATTTGGGGCGTCACGGTGATCAACGCCATCATCGGCTACGTGCAGGAGGCCAAAGCTGAAGGCGCGATCGCGTCTCTCGCCAAAGCCGTCACCACCGAAACCACGGTGCTGCGAGGGGGGCAGATGCTGCGGGTGCAATCTCAGGATTTGGTGCCGGGGGATCTGGTGCTACTGGCGTCGGGGGATAAAGTGCCCGCCGATTTGCGGCTGCTGAAGTCGCGCAATCTGCAAGTGGATGAATCGGCGCTGACGGGGGAATCTGTGCCCGTGGAGAAGGCGATCGCGCCACTCCCCATCGATACGCCCCTGGCAGAACGAGTCAACATGGCCTACGCGGGCAGCTTTGTCACCTTTGGGCAAGGCACTGGACTGGTGGTCGCCACCGCCGGAGCCACCGAGGTGGGGCAAATCTCCCAATCGATGGAGCAGCGGGTTAACTTGGCGACGCCGCTGACCCGCAAGTTCGCCGCCTTTAGCCGCACTCTGCTCTACTGCATCCTAACCCTGGCGACACTTACCTTTGCCATTGGGCTCGGTCAAGGTGAATCGTGGGAATACATGTTTGAAGCGGCGGTGGCGCTAGCGGTCAGTGCGATTCCTGAGGGGTTGCCTGCGGTGGTGACGATTACGCTGGCGATCGGGGTCAACCGCATGGCTCGCCGCAACGCCATCATTCGCAAACTGCCAGCGGTCGAAGCGCTGGGCAGCGCCACGATCATTTGCTCTGACAAAACCGGCACCCTCACCGAAAACCAAATGACCGTGCAGGCCATTTATGCCGGCGTGCAAACCTACCGGGTCAGCGGCAGCGGCTACAGTCCCAAAGGCGCGATCGACCTGGGAGATGACCTCCCAGAAACGGTGGAGACACTGGCGGATCATCTGCCAGATCCCTTACGGGAATGTCTGGTGGCGGGGGTGTTGTGTAACGATAGCCAGCTCAAACAATCGGGTGACTATTGGACTGTGGTAGGCGATCCGACCGAAGGAGCCCTGCTGGCCGCCGCCGCTAAAGCCGATTTGCATCAGACCAGCATGGCGAATTTGATGCCTCGGCTCGACTCGATTCCCTTTGAGTCGGAATATCAGTACATGGCAACGCTGCATGACGCTTGTCCCCGTGTGGTGTATGTGAAAGGCTCGGTGGAGTCAATCCTGCAACGCTGTGCCCAGGCCATGACGGCGTCGGGGCAATTGATGCCGCTCGATCAATCAGCGGTGGAGCAAGCAGTCGCCACGATGACCGCAAAAGGACTGCGGGTGCTGGCTTTTGCCCGCAAAACCGTGGCGGATCATCACCACACCCTCGATCACGATGATATCCAGTCGGACTTGGTCTTCCTGGGCTTGCAGGGCATGATTGACCCGCCGCGCCCTGAGGCGATCGCCGCCGTTCACGCCTGCCAGTCGGCGGGCATTCAGGTGAAGATGATCACCGGCGACCACATTGCGACGGCAAGAGCGATCGCCCACCGCATGGGCATTCAACAATCTGAACAGGTGGTGGCCTTTGAAGGGAAGCAGCTCGTGGCGATGGATGATGCGCAACTGGCTCAAGCCGTCACCGAGGGCGATGTGTTTGCCCGCGTGGCTCCGGCCCAGAAACTGCGATTGGTGGAAACCCTCGAACGCAAAGGCAATATCGTGGCCATGACGGGTGACGGGGTGAATGACGCCCCCGCGCTGAAACAAGCGGATATTGGCATCGCCATGGGCAAAAATGGCACGGAAGTGGCCCGCGAAGCAGCGGACATGCTGCTCACCGACGACAACTTTGCCTCCATCGAAGCGGCGGTGGAAGAGGGCCGCACCGTTTATCAAAATTTGCGCAAAGCGATCGCGTTCCTGCTGCCCGTCAACGGTGGGGAATCGATGACCATCCTGATCAGTGCTTTGCTGGCAAGGGATTTGCCGATTCTCTCCTTGCAGGTGCTGTGGTTGAACATGATCAATTCCCTCACAATGACGGTACCTTTGGCGTTTGAGCCCAAGTCCGCTGGCTTGATGCAACAACCGCCCCGCAATCCCAGCGAATCCTTGCTCACCGGAAAACTGCTGAGAAGAATTCTGGCGGTTTCCCTCTTCAACTGGGTGCTGATTTTTGGCATTTTCGAATGGGCCAAAACCACGACGGGCGATTTGGCTGTCGCCCGCACGATGGCCATTCAAGCGCTCGTGGCGGCCCGCATCATTTACCTGCTCAGCATCAGTCAGTTGGGACTGAGCCTGTGGCGGTTCCTCCGTCGCCGGTCGACCACCATTCCCAAAGCGCCGATTTTGCTGGCCGGCATTTTTGGGGCCGTCGCCTTACAGGTGGCTTTTAGCCAGTGGGGACTGATAAATACGCTGTTTGCCACCGCGCCGTTGACCTGGCAGCAATGGCTGATTTGTCTGTTGCCGATGCTGCCCATGTTGCCTTTTGCCATATTGGTGAACTGGCTTGACCCTCGGTAA
- a CDS encoding CobW family GTP-binding protein, which translates to MTSVVTSNPAAGMEEAKHGMPVTIITGFLGSGKTTLLNHILSNQAGLKTAVLVNEFGEIGIDNDLLITTEDSDDTMVELSNGCICCTINNDLMDAVYKVLERQDKIDYLVVETTGLADPLPIALTFLGTELRDLTRLDSIITVVDAENYSLDLFNSQAAYNQIAYGDILLLNKADLVDEADLDLLEVKIRDVKEGARIIRTTRSEVPLPLILSVGLFESDQYFGQDHDPEHDHDHEHHDHDHHGHDHHDHSNCDHDHGHCEHDHDHDHEHHHYHSDHLAIDGFTSISFESDRPFAIRKFQHFLDNQLPENIFRAKGILWFDESPKRHIFHLSGKRFSLDDDQWKGEPKNQLVLIGQNLDHAALREQLNNCLCLPSSDRGKGFG; encoded by the coding sequence ATGACTTCAGTCGTTACGTCTAACCCAGCTGCGGGTATGGAAGAAGCCAAGCATGGCATGCCCGTCACCATCATCACTGGCTTTTTGGGCAGTGGCAAAACTACCCTGCTCAACCACATTTTGAGCAACCAAGCAGGGCTGAAGACCGCCGTACTGGTGAACGAATTTGGCGAAATCGGTATTGATAATGACTTGCTAATCACCACCGAAGACAGCGACGACACCATGGTCGAGCTCAGCAACGGCTGCATTTGCTGCACCATCAACAACGACCTGATGGATGCCGTGTACAAAGTGCTCGAACGGCAAGATAAAATTGATTACCTCGTGGTTGAAACCACCGGGCTCGCCGATCCGTTGCCCATCGCCCTGACCTTTTTAGGGACGGAATTGCGGGATCTCACGCGGCTCGATTCCATCATTACCGTCGTCGATGCTGAGAATTACAGCTTGGATTTGTTCAATAGCCAAGCCGCATACAACCAAATCGCCTACGGGGACATTTTGCTGCTGAATAAGGCAGATCTCGTGGATGAAGCCGACCTTGATTTGCTCGAAGTCAAAATCCGTGACGTCAAAGAAGGGGCTCGCATCATTCGGACCACTCGCTCCGAAGTGCCGCTGCCACTGATTTTGAGTGTCGGTCTGTTCGAATCTGACCAGTATTTTGGTCAAGATCATGACCCTGAACACGACCACGATCACGAGCATCATGATCACGACCACCACGGGCATGATCACCATGACCACAGCAACTGCGACCACGATCATGGTCACTGTGAGCATGACCACGATCATGACCATGAGCATCACCATTACCACTCCGATCACTTAGCGATCGATGGGTTTACCTCGATTTCTTTTGAGAGCGATCGCCCCTTTGCCATCCGTAAGTTCCAGCACTTCCTCGACAATCAGCTGCCGGAGAATATTTTCCGGGCCAAAGGCATTCTCTGGTTTGACGAAAGCCCCAAGCGGCATATCTTCCACCTCAGCGGCAAGCGCTTTTCCCTGGATGATGATCAGTGGAAGGGTGAGCCCAAAAACCAACTCGTGCTCATTGGCCAAAATCTCGATCACGCGGCGCTGCGAGAACAGCTGAATAACTGTCTCTGTTTACCCTCTAGCGATCGCGGCAAAGGTTTCGGCTAA
- a CDS encoding HAD family hydrolase, with protein MQDVVSRSATSLSSIAGTSLKLTAGSTLFCDFDGPIADVSDRYYHTYCLALKATQADYARRQMALPVRRLTKAQFWYMKQNRVPDTTIADWSGLSGHQIDDFLQRIPALVNQPTLLHQDQLQPGVRAAFANLRDRGIRIVIVTLRQSSQVLDFLHQYDLATMVSQIYGSDDAETAYANRTEHKIAHLQAAIAEQNRLGFDTRQSWMVGDTEADISAGQAFDLPTLALTCGIRSALYLKGFSPTEVCRDLSSAVTYLTQSVISQ; from the coding sequence ATGCAGGATGTTGTGTCCCGGTCTGCAACTTCACTCTCCTCAATTGCGGGGACGTCGCTTAAGTTGACGGCTGGCAGTACTCTATTTTGTGATTTCGACGGGCCGATTGCTGACGTCTCTGATCGCTACTATCACACCTACTGTTTAGCGCTCAAAGCTACCCAAGCCGACTACGCCCGGCGGCAGATGGCGCTGCCTGTGAGACGACTGACCAAAGCCCAATTTTGGTATATGAAGCAAAATCGGGTGCCCGATACGACCATTGCGGACTGGTCGGGACTATCAGGTCACCAAATTGATGACTTTTTGCAGCGCATTCCCGCTTTAGTAAATCAGCCGACCCTGCTCCACCAAGACCAGTTGCAGCCAGGGGTGCGAGCTGCGTTTGCTAACCTGCGCGATCGCGGCATCAGAATCGTGATTGTCACCCTACGCCAGTCATCCCAAGTCTTAGATTTTTTGCATCAGTATGACCTGGCTACGATGGTTAGCCAAATCTACGGCTCGGATGACGCTGAGACGGCCTATGCCAATCGGACAGAGCATAAAATTGCTCACCTGCAGGCCGCGATCGCAGAGCAAAACCGCCTCGGATTTGATACCCGCCAGAGCTGGATGGTGGGCGATACGGAAGCGGATATCAGCGCTGGTCAAGCGTTTGATTTGCCAACGCTGGCGTTGACCTGCGGTATCCGCAGCGCTTTATATCTCAAAGGGTTTTCGCCCACAGAGGTTTGCCGCGACTTAAGTAGTGCTGTCACATACTTAACTCAAAGCGTCATCTCGCAATAA
- a CDS encoding GNAT family N-acetyltransferase — protein MSSNSLGRTQISFYSRLGQTVDGFFADPEMRGQGVGRSRMDHAVQLRDTLDVEVFEQTAIARRFYDRYGFIPVGQSCHDETEQTLIQMECIEPDAVAQ, from the coding sequence ATGAGTTCCAATTCTCTTGGCCGGACACAAATTTCCTTCTATTCACGGTTAGGGCAAACGGTCGATGGGTTCTTTGCAGATCCGGAAATGCGGGGCCAAGGGGTCGGGCGATCGCGGATGGATCATGCTGTTCAGCTTCGGGACACCCTTGACGTTGAAGTATTTGAGCAGACCGCGATCGCCCGACGGTTTTACGATCGCTACGGGTTTATCCCGGTGGGTCAGTCTTGCCACGACGAAACTGAACAAACGCTCATTCAAATGGAGTGTATCGAACCCGATGCAGTGGCTCAATGA